A region of Fibrobacter succinogenes subsp. succinogenes S85 DNA encodes the following proteins:
- a CDS encoding family 43 glycosylhydrolase → MEMKVLNFANLVKSATLATIGAFGVSAVSAADWYAKDNLQPGHDPSVVRFEDGYALMSTNNNLQLWTSEDAYTWQNHKSTVSKIPQWAYTYAPTTEGIWAPDIYYMNGEYRVYYCVSVFGKRTSAIGYQSTKSIMPGTTGYGWTDHGHVFHTVASDKYNAIDADVVRDTEGNYWMAFGSFGLGIQLIKLDAKTGYQASDNKTIYNIARRTSKASGGAEEGPSLIEHGGKYFLFTAWDICCQQGANIEQTTYKTAYGRADKVTGPYKDRAGYDMANGGGTILMERYGRYVGPGGGEAFQDLNRVRFVHHYYDLNGDKFNHIHIRDVVFTEDNWAEMGQPFLGRYLSAEVEHGALTRAVSGDLAITRSNTASNGEYLAYINTAGSKIRLPMNIMQAGEYLLRYRYANGGEGDATHKVTVNGKSQTVTLPPTGSWGTFPEKSIVMIPATLKRGGNFIEIEPQPNGFFSELDRIDFLRVIRDTIPANGFDNGIRVRLTDKDEFAIKDGGYAIFENVVADSIKSDEVSIQVKNATAGKLAIRDGAKNGIVLAECDLSTAKAAANGWSEANCGTLKSKTGIKDFYLTASGISGEAIVGNIMFKLNTPESSSSSVSAESSSSEMIVSSSSESSVALPAVRPTLNYSVTQIPNGYRVHFDNAGVHQAYLLNPMGQIVSRKKTYGTDIEFNNLPKGRYVVKVK, encoded by the coding sequence ATGGAAATGAAGGTTTTGAATTTTGCGAATCTCGTGAAGAGCGCGACTCTTGCAACGATTGGCGCTTTTGGCGTCTCTGCTGTATCGGCTGCCGATTGGTACGCCAAGGACAACTTGCAACCGGGTCATGACCCGAGCGTGGTGCGTTTTGAGGATGGTTACGCCCTCATGAGCACAAACAATAATTTGCAACTGTGGACATCCGAAGATGCTTACACATGGCAAAACCACAAATCGACGGTGAGCAAAATCCCGCAATGGGCTTACACGTATGCGCCTACAACCGAAGGCATTTGGGCGCCTGACATTTATTACATGAACGGCGAATACCGCGTGTATTACTGCGTCTCCGTTTTCGGCAAGCGCACGTCTGCGATTGGCTATCAGTCCACAAAGTCGATTATGCCTGGCACAACGGGCTACGGCTGGACGGACCATGGCCACGTTTTCCATACGGTGGCATCGGACAAGTACAATGCAATTGACGCCGATGTCGTTCGTGATACCGAAGGCAATTATTGGATGGCTTTTGGTTCGTTCGGTCTTGGAATTCAGTTGATTAAGTTGGATGCAAAGACGGGCTATCAGGCTAGTGACAACAAGACCATCTATAACATTGCACGCCGCACGAGTAAGGCAAGCGGTGGTGCCGAAGAAGGACCGAGTCTCATTGAACACGGGGGCAAGTATTTCTTGTTTACTGCATGGGATATCTGCTGCCAGCAGGGCGCAAATATTGAACAGACAACGTACAAGACTGCTTACGGTCGTGCTGATAAAGTAACCGGTCCGTACAAGGACCGCGCGGGTTACGATATGGCTAATGGTGGCGGTACAATTCTTATGGAACGCTACGGACGTTATGTCGGTCCGGGCGGCGGCGAAGCTTTCCAAGACTTGAACCGCGTGCGTTTTGTGCATCACTATTACGATCTTAACGGCGACAAGTTCAATCATATTCATATTCGCGATGTTGTGTTTACCGAGGATAACTGGGCTGAGATGGGACAGCCCTTCCTCGGGCGTTATTTAAGTGCCGAAGTCGAACACGGCGCTTTGACGCGTGCAGTCTCGGGTGACCTCGCAATTACGCGCAGCAATACGGCTTCGAACGGCGAATACCTTGCTTACATCAACACGGCGGGTTCCAAGATTCGTTTGCCGATGAACATCATGCAAGCGGGCGAGTACTTATTGCGTTACCGCTATGCAAATGGCGGCGAAGGCGATGCTACGCACAAAGTCACTGTCAATGGCAAGTCTCAAACCGTGACGCTCCCGCCGACAGGTTCTTGGGGAACGTTCCCGGAAAAGTCTATTGTGATGATTCCGGCAACGCTCAAGCGCGGTGGCAACTTCATCGAAATTGAACCGCAGCCGAACGGATTCTTCTCGGAACTCGACCGCATCGACTTCTTGCGCGTGATTCGCGATACGATTCCGGCAAACGGCTTTGATAATGGTATCCGCGTGCGCCTCACGGACAAGGATGAATTTGCTATCAAGGATGGCGGCTACGCCATTTTTGAAAACGTTGTTGCCGATTCCATCAAGAGTGACGAAGTTTCTATCCAAGTGAAAAATGCAACCGCAGGCAAGCTCGCCATTCGTGATGGTGCAAAGAACGGAATCGTCCTTGCCGAATGTGACCTTTCAACGGCTAAGGCTGCAGCCAATGGCTGGTCTGAGGCAAACTGCGGAACGCTCAAAAGCAAAACGGGCATCAAGGATTTTTACCTGACCGCGTCTGGTATTTCCGGCGAAGCCATTGTCGGAAATATAATGTTCAAGTTGAACACCCCAGAGTCAAGTTCCAGCAGCGTTTCCGCGGAATCTAGCTCCAGCGAAATGATTGTGAGCAGTTCGAGCGAATCCTCTGTGGCGCTCCCGGCTGTTCGTCCGACATTGAACTACTCGGTGACTCAAATCCCTAACGGTTACCGCGTACACTTCGATAATGCTGGCGTTCATCAGGCTTACCTCTTGAATCCGATGGGGCAAATTGTCTCCCGTAAAAAAACTTACGGTACCGATATCGAATTTAATAACCTTCCCAAAGGCCGATACGTTGTAAAAGTGAAGTGA
- a CDS encoding fibronectin type III domain-containing protein, translated as MNIKWKLSLATAFLFALGACSSSSSSAAEDDDTEYSSSAKGESNGGKSSSSTSSAACKSLTEKNLATPSNLQVIKNGENKWVLIWDYSANDDRPETGFVVESLDMSDSLPKWKSVGSTNAAVVMYNLEGESKSGKYYRVSAKDDCGVSKATDMVEIAATGANAITNADLATPSNLKLENVGDNMWQLSWSYTNNENRPEQGFKLQSLNLDDKSPKWSDDGTTNKGVHVVKIDGNKKGGLLFHVAAKDDKGISEYSEEITIPRVTDTTSSSNSMDLAVPTSLKIDSIGVNKYQLSWSYTDNKNRPENGFKLQILDVNAKSPAWAVLDSTNKSVRFFNVDAIKHGGKYIRVAAKDSKGLSTYSDEIQVPDADTTKVAGEELDLAVPKNLVLDPLGNDEYRLSWEYTNTPKRPATGFVLQKLYIANGKNWEDVKASVGKDVQFYNLSAEDCNYYIRIAAKDSKGLSDYSNVIEIPKIGAEEGEEEVATPPSELTISRIAPSVWELSWNYSDASDDPNRKFIIQTSKLKDFKWTGLKSPIDGSVRRYYIQGRDKIETYYRMAVVNGSDTSAFTDAIQLTPDISYRDYMALEVPVPSEKFILGYTTAYEADQDTSTKDDKTYISASATYTITENFISKYIVESEYTDTVYYEARWFTSLENFNYYKGSCEGKKTSDKCDSCYWSETFPYQEPSITKRFDESDFADEDKKTTILASCKNRSGYDADEHSLLYSASTSADKWEEIMAHETGMSMCIPDYVRGICGYYVQIRIVWKDINGETDWSEWTQPFNIADISGADDLCSPSK; from the coding sequence ATGAACATAAAATGGAAATTAAGTCTGGCGACCGCGTTCCTTTTTGCGTTGGGAGCTTGCTCAAGTTCGTCTTCGTCTGCCGCTGAAGATGATGATACTGAATATTCGTCGTCTGCAAAAGGGGAGTCTAATGGTGGCAAGTCTTCTTCTTCTACCTCTAGTGCTGCTTGTAAGTCCCTTACTGAAAAAAATTTAGCAACCCCTTCAAATTTGCAGGTAATCAAGAACGGTGAGAACAAGTGGGTTCTTATTTGGGATTACTCCGCTAATGACGATCGTCCTGAAACAGGTTTTGTTGTTGAATCTCTTGACATGTCGGATTCGCTTCCCAAATGGAAGTCTGTAGGCTCAACCAACGCTGCTGTTGTAATGTACAACCTGGAGGGTGAATCCAAGTCCGGCAAGTACTATCGTGTGTCAGCCAAGGACGATTGTGGTGTTTCCAAAGCAACGGACATGGTTGAGATTGCGGCAACTGGTGCTAATGCCATTACAAATGCGGACCTTGCTACGCCCTCAAATCTCAAGCTCGAAAATGTTGGTGACAACATGTGGCAACTTTCCTGGAGCTACACGAATAACGAAAATCGCCCCGAACAGGGATTTAAGCTTCAGAGTTTGAACCTCGATGACAAGAGCCCGAAGTGGTCTGACGATGGCACCACAAACAAGGGCGTTCATGTTGTAAAAATCGATGGAAACAAGAAAGGCGGTTTGCTTTTCCATGTTGCCGCTAAGGATGACAAGGGAATTTCCGAATATTCTGAAGAAATTACCATCCCTCGTGTAACTGATACCACGAGTTCTTCGAACAGTATGGATTTGGCTGTTCCGACGAGTTTGAAGATTGATTCCATCGGCGTGAACAAGTATCAGCTTTCCTGGAGCTATACGGATAACAAGAATCGTCCAGAAAATGGCTTTAAATTGCAAATACTTGACGTGAACGCCAAGAGTCCAGCTTGGGCTGTTTTGGATTCTACGAATAAGAGCGTTCGTTTCTTCAATGTAGATGCAATCAAGCATGGCGGTAAGTACATTCGTGTCGCGGCCAAGGATTCTAAGGGATTATCGACATACTCTGATGAAATTCAAGTTCCTGATGCTGATACGACAAAGGTTGCAGGTGAGGAACTTGACCTCGCGGTTCCGAAGAATCTTGTTCTTGATCCTTTGGGCAACGATGAATATAGGCTTTCTTGGGAGTACACCAATACTCCTAAGCGTCCGGCAACGGGGTTTGTTCTCCAGAAACTCTACATTGCAAATGGAAAGAATTGGGAAGACGTTAAGGCCTCTGTGGGTAAAGACGTGCAGTTCTACAATCTTTCGGCCGAAGATTGCAATTATTACATTCGTATTGCCGCTAAGGATAGTAAGGGCTTAAGTGATTATTCTAATGTGATTGAAATCCCTAAGATCGGTGCAGAAGAAGGTGAAGAAGAAGTTGCTACTCCGCCGTCTGAACTTACGATTTCTCGTATTGCGCCGAGCGTTTGGGAACTCAGCTGGAACTATTCCGATGCTTCTGATGACCCGAACAGAAAGTTCATCATCCAGACATCCAAGCTGAAGGACTTCAAGTGGACAGGTCTCAAGTCTCCTATTGATGGTAGCGTGCGCCGCTATTACATTCAGGGTCGCGATAAGATTGAAACCTACTACCGCATGGCCGTGGTCAATGGTAGTGATACGTCTGCCTTTACCGATGCAATCCAGCTGACTCCGGATATTTCTTACCGTGATTACATGGCTCTTGAAGTGCCTGTGCCGTCTGAAAAGTTTATTTTGGGCTATACGACTGCGTACGAAGCAGACCAGGATACTTCAACGAAGGACGATAAAACTTATATTAGCGCTTCGGCTACATATACAATCACGGAAAACTTTATCAGCAAGTATATTGTTGAATCGGAATACACGGATACCGTTTATTACGAAGCCCGTTGGTTTACTTCTCTAGAAAATTTCAACTACTATAAGGGCTCTTGCGAAGGGAAGAAAACTTCTGATAAGTGCGATAGTTGCTATTGGAGCGAAACGTTCCCGTATCAGGAACCGTCCATTACGAAGCGTTTTGATGAATCAGATTTTGCTGACGAGGATAAAAAGACGACCATACTTGCTTCTTGCAAGAACCGTTCTGGTTATGACGCTGACGAACATTCCCTATTGTATAGTGCATCCACGTCGGCTGATAAATGGGAAGAAATCATGGCTCATGAAACTGGTATGTCAATGTGCATTCCTGACTATGTCCGTGGTATTTGCGGATACTATGTACAAATCCGTATTGTCTGGAAGGACATCAATGGAGAAACCGACTGGAGTGAATGGACGCAGCCGTTTAATATTGCGGACATCTCTGGCGCGGATGATCTCTGCAGCCCGAGCAAATAA
- a CDS encoding family 43 glycosylhydrolase, whose amino-acid sequence MRTRGSGFFTTLEWAFFGLFCLFGAFGAQSAFAANPLTTDFYSADAAALVHNDSLFIFAGHDEQGPQGNNNKAFIMNDWHVLVTDDMEHYHDYGAVLSVKTFKWANASAFAGHCEYRNGKFYWYVAVHHGTIKENGSEGFAIGVAVADHPSGPWKDAIGQALITDNTPNDVKLNIDPAIFYDGDDIWMYWGSWSAGRRVKLKENMIELASTPEDIKIKDFFEAPWMHYFRGNYYFSYASGYPSTTNYSMAPSLNGPWTQKGVINDKMDNSETNHQAIFKYLGHWYFMYHGANSPGGWTYRRSVNIDYLYYDRDGLIQKIKHTDGVDPVNNALLEEGGYRLTVSHSNLALEDNDGIVVQQTADEKNEAQLWVLAHGDSARYYTLKNFATGRYYCPPKTLLDTVKTSETSCEIRIENASAKKGYFLFADYDSDYLGDVLNISKEVGMPVITWVRTGTDNQKVQFAKAELPKVEPPTDSGNGGTTGIARGILNAPALQQVHYDASARVIRLGAEASWALLDVNGVVVRRGYGREIQVRSVRSGMYFVRAARTTAKVLVK is encoded by the coding sequence ATGAGGACTAGGGGTTCTGGATTTTTTACGACGTTGGAATGGGCCTTTTTTGGCCTCTTTTGCCTATTTGGCGCTTTTGGGGCGCAATCGGCTTTTGCCGCAAATCCGTTGACGACGGACTTTTATTCTGCGGATGCCGCAGCCCTCGTGCATAACGACTCGCTCTTTATTTTTGCTGGCCACGATGAACAGGGGCCGCAGGGCAATAACAATAAAGCCTTCATCATGAACGACTGGCACGTGCTCGTGACCGACGATATGGAGCATTATCACGATTACGGGGCGGTTTTGAGCGTCAAGACGTTCAAATGGGCGAATGCGAGCGCTTTTGCGGGCCACTGTGAATACCGAAATGGCAAGTTTTACTGGTATGTGGCGGTCCATCACGGAACCATCAAGGAAAATGGGAGTGAAGGTTTTGCGATTGGCGTTGCTGTCGCGGATCATCCGTCCGGACCGTGGAAAGATGCGATTGGGCAGGCACTTATCACCGACAATACGCCGAATGACGTGAAATTGAATATTGACCCCGCGATTTTTTACGATGGTGACGATATCTGGATGTATTGGGGCTCGTGGAGTGCGGGTCGCCGCGTGAAACTCAAGGAAAATATGATCGAGCTTGCAAGTACGCCCGAAGATATCAAGATCAAGGACTTTTTCGAGGCTCCGTGGATGCACTATTTCCGAGGCAATTATTACTTCAGCTATGCCTCGGGTTACCCTTCGACGACGAACTACTCCATGGCGCCGAGCCTGAACGGACCGTGGACGCAAAAAGGCGTCATCAACGATAAAATGGACAATTCCGAGACGAACCATCAGGCAATTTTCAAGTATCTCGGACATTGGTATTTCATGTACCACGGCGCAAATTCTCCGGGCGGCTGGACGTACCGCCGTTCCGTGAATATCGATTACCTCTATTACGACCGCGATGGCTTAATCCAGAAAATCAAGCATACGGATGGCGTGGATCCGGTCAACAATGCGCTTCTCGAAGAGGGCGGTTACCGCTTGACGGTTTCGCATAGCAATTTGGCTCTCGAAGATAACGATGGTATCGTGGTGCAGCAAACTGCAGACGAAAAGAACGAAGCGCAACTTTGGGTGCTTGCGCATGGCGATTCGGCACGTTATTACACGCTCAAGAATTTTGCAACGGGCCGCTACTATTGCCCGCCCAAGACGTTGTTGGATACGGTGAAAACTTCTGAAACATCTTGTGAAATCCGCATTGAAAATGCATCTGCAAAGAAGGGTTACTTCTTGTTCGCGGATTACGATAGCGATTACCTCGGCGATGTGCTGAACATTTCGAAGGAAGTCGGGATGCCGGTCATCACGTGGGTTCGCACAGGAACGGACAACCAAAAAGTGCAATTTGCAAAAGCTGAATTGCCGAAAGTTGAACCGCCGACGGACTCCGGCAATGGTGGAACGACGGGGATTGCGCGCGGTATTTTGAATGCGCCGGCTTTGCAACAGGTTCACTACGATGCGAGTGCTCGCGTGATTCGTTTGGGCGCTGAAGCGTCTTGGGCTTTGCTTGATGTAAATGGTGTTGTTGTGCGTCGTGGCTATGGTCGTGAAATCCAAGTGCGTTCCGTTCGTTCGGGAATGTACTTTGTTCGCGCAGCCCGTACTACAGCAAAGGTTTTGGTGAAATAA
- a CDS encoding glutaminyl-peptide cyclotransferase produces the protein MNFSRLWTFASLKSQPFGSVMPNFVGRDSRLKWLSSLVFILSSLVFTLSSAYAEAPRVVPTILDSIPHEQSHFTQGLSFDGKEMIETTGLYGKSGLYRRTLDGKILDSARIEERYFGEGSVALGDEIYYLTWKSHKAFIYSRKPFKKKGEFRIPTEGWGLTLWRDQLLMSNGSDELLQIAPGGFDVSGIIKVHDGRYSIKLLNELEVVGNILYANIWQTDLIAEIELPSGKVLRYIDFSKKAGEIREKFPGVDVLNGIAYDGKNFWITGKLWPQIYKVKF, from the coding sequence ATGAATTTCTCTCGTCTTTGGACTTTCGCTTCGCTCAAGTCCCAACCATTCGGCTCGGTCATGCCCAACTTCGTTGGTCGCGACTCTCGCCTTAAATGGTTGTCGTCTCTCGTTTTTATTCTCTCGTCTCTCGTCTTTACTCTCTCGTCTGCTTACGCCGAGGCTCCCCGTGTTGTGCCGACAATCCTTGATTCTATTCCGCACGAACAGTCTCATTTTACGCAAGGCCTCTCGTTTGACGGCAAAGAAATGATTGAAACCACAGGGCTGTATGGAAAATCTGGACTGTACCGCCGTACGCTTGACGGAAAAATTCTGGATTCCGCCCGCATTGAGGAACGCTATTTTGGCGAAGGCTCCGTAGCGCTTGGCGACGAAATCTATTATCTCACCTGGAAATCGCATAAGGCCTTTATCTACTCGCGCAAACCGTTCAAAAAGAAGGGTGAATTCCGCATCCCGACCGAAGGCTGGGGCCTTACGCTCTGGCGTGACCAGCTTTTGATGAGCAACGGTTCCGATGAACTTTTGCAAATTGCACCGGGCGGCTTTGATGTGTCCGGAATTATCAAGGTTCACGATGGCCGCTATTCCATAAAACTCTTGAACGAACTTGAAGTTGTCGGAAATATTTTGTACGCAAACATCTGGCAGACCGACCTGATTGCCGAAATTGAACTCCCGAGCGGCAAGGTGCTCCGCTACATTGACTTTTCGAAAAAAGCGGGGGAGATCCGCGAAAAATTCCCCGGTGTCGACGTCCTAAACGGCATCGCCTACGACGGCAAAAACTTCTGGATTACCGGCAAGCTTTGGCCGCAAATCTACAAAGTCAAGTTTTAA
- a CDS encoding family 43 glycosylhydrolase has translation MIRCSRICTVAFLFAGLSFEAAFAADWYAKETRWAGHDPDIIRYEDGYALATTDNHMLMQFSEDALNWKNGDPAMPEFSKWLYKYAPNMIDIWAPDIHYIGGEYRMYYCGSEMGIRSSGMGFMSSKEIDPTKPGYGWTDQGEVIHTVKSDSYNAIDAAVLKDLDGKVWMAFGSWGTGIHILELDEKTGKVKDGAKMQNIANRGGAGVEGASLIEHNGKYFLFTAWDNCCKKGADLENNSYKTTVGRSNRIDGGYVDRSGKALLNGGGTILLSRYGRYYGPAGGEAFEDVNRQRFVNHYYDKNDGGNSYIQVRDIVWTEDNWPELGQPFMGRYLSAEAEHGILTHVDISSSSKASNGEFCAYINYDDSKIRLPMIIPQAGDYLIRYRYDNNWTEDGANGSSHFVDINGKTQEVQLPLTGAWREFPEKSVVYIPTKLKRGSNFIEITKGKHYAELDRLDFLRIIRDTIPANGFDNGIRVRLTDKDEFAIKDGGYAIFENVITDSIVGVGVTVQVKNSAGGTLSLRTESKKGDVISKCELPTAGDSKWTDVQCSNLPKLKGVQDFYLTAEGLGGETLVGNIKFGKAADSSSVGLYDNPRVASAAHSGLNITFDRGSQTIYLSMDAPWSLFDMNGVVIKSGFGREIHANAMPRGLYFIRSGNQGLRFRL, from the coding sequence ATGATTCGTTGTTCTAGAATTTGCACCGTTGCATTCCTCTTTGCAGGCCTCTCGTTTGAGGCTGCTTTTGCCGCTGATTGGTATGCCAAGGAAACCCGTTGGGCGGGCCATGATCCCGACATTATCCGCTACGAGGATGGCTATGCGCTTGCGACAACGGATAATCACATGCTTATGCAGTTTTCCGAGGACGCGCTGAACTGGAAAAATGGCGACCCTGCCATGCCGGAATTCTCGAAGTGGCTTTACAAGTACGCGCCGAACATGATTGACATCTGGGCGCCGGATATTCATTATATCGGCGGGGAATACCGCATGTACTATTGCGGTTCCGAAATGGGCATCCGCTCGTCGGGTATGGGTTTCATGTCGAGTAAGGAAATCGACCCGACAAAGCCAGGCTACGGCTGGACGGACCAGGGCGAAGTGATTCACACGGTTAAGAGCGATTCGTACAACGCGATTGACGCGGCGGTGCTCAAAGATCTTGACGGAAAAGTCTGGATGGCGTTTGGTTCGTGGGGGACGGGTATCCACATTCTCGAACTGGACGAAAAAACGGGCAAGGTGAAAGATGGCGCAAAAATGCAGAATATCGCAAACCGCGGTGGCGCTGGCGTCGAAGGCGCAAGCCTCATTGAACACAACGGAAAGTACTTCCTCTTTACCGCTTGGGACAATTGCTGCAAAAAAGGCGCTGATCTCGAAAACAACTCTTACAAGACAACGGTCGGGCGTTCTAACCGCATTGATGGCGGCTATGTAGACCGCAGCGGCAAGGCTCTCTTGAATGGCGGTGGTACGATTCTCCTCAGCCGTTACGGACGCTACTACGGGCCCGCGGGCGGTGAAGCTTTCGAAGATGTGAACCGCCAACGCTTTGTGAACCACTATTACGACAAGAACGATGGCGGTAATTCTTACATACAAGTGCGCGATATCGTTTGGACCGAAGACAACTGGCCAGAACTGGGTCAACCGTTTATGGGGCGTTACCTGAGCGCCGAGGCTGAACACGGCATCCTCACGCATGTCGATATCTCGAGCAGTTCCAAGGCTTCGAACGGGGAATTCTGCGCTTACATCAATTATGACGATAGCAAGATTCGCTTGCCGATGATTATCCCGCAGGCGGGTGATTACCTTATTCGTTACCGTTACGACAACAACTGGACCGAAGATGGCGCAAACGGCAGCTCGCATTTTGTGGACATCAACGGCAAAACGCAAGAAGTGCAGTTGCCGCTGACGGGCGCTTGGAGAGAGTTTCCCGAAAAGTCTGTCGTGTACATTCCGACAAAGCTTAAACGCGGATCAAACTTCATTGAAATCACGAAGGGTAAGCATTACGCAGAACTGGACCGTCTTGATTTCTTGCGCATCATCCGCGATACGATTCCGGCAAATGGCTTTGATAACGGCATCCGCGTGCGCCTCACTGATAAGGATGAATTTGCCATCAAGGACGGTGGCTATGCGATTTTCGAAAATGTGATTACCGACTCCATTGTTGGCGTAGGCGTAACCGTTCAGGTGAAAAACAGCGCTGGCGGCACTCTTTCTCTCCGCACCGAAAGTAAAAAAGGCGATGTGATTTCTAAATGCGAATTGCCCACTGCAGGCGATTCTAAGTGGACTGACGTGCAATGTTCGAACTTGCCGAAGCTCAAGGGCGTACAGGACTTTTACCTCACGGCGGAAGGCCTTGGTGGCGAAACTCTCGTCGGGAACATCAAGTTCGGGAAGGCGGCGGACTCAAGTTCAGTCGGACTTTACGACAATCCTCGCGTAGCTTCTGCGGCGCATTCTGGACTCAACATCACTTTTGATCGCGGTTCCCAAACGATTTATCTCTCGATGGATGCCCCTTGGTCGCTGTTTGACATGAACGGCGTTGTAATCAAGTCTGGTTTTGGTCGCGAAATTCATGCAAATGCTATGCCTCGTGGTTTGTATTTTATTCGTTCCGGCAACCAAGGTCTGCGCTTTAGGCTGTAA
- a CDS encoding helix-turn-helix transcriptional regulator yields MQAVVEAPPMQNTDEPVSFKVSGKNIPKPVIAFLDALFPDSVRIEDDDDVLEPVEEMDWYKKAKKNINPAKTLKIMRINAGLTQAQLAQKVGLAKQNYNSLERGAWPISMLMSKKLADALGTSYLMFFRENKSRSP; encoded by the coding sequence ATGCAGGCAGTCGTGGAAGCGCCCCCTATGCAGAACACTGATGAACCGGTGTCGTTCAAGGTTTCGGGCAAGAATATTCCGAAACCTGTCATTGCCTTTTTGGACGCGCTGTTCCCCGATTCCGTCCGTATCGAAGACGACGATGACGTTCTCGAGCCTGTGGAAGAAATGGATTGGTACAAGAAGGCGAAAAAAAATATAAATCCAGCCAAGACGCTGAAAATAATGCGCATAAACGCAGGACTTACGCAAGCGCAGTTGGCACAAAAAGTTGGTCTCGCAAAACAGAATTATAATTCGCTTGAACGAGGAGCCTGGCCCATTTCTATGCTCATGTCAAAGAAGTTAGCCGATGCGCTCGGGACATCTTATTTGATGTTTTTCCGTGAAAATAAAAGTCGGTCGCCTTGA
- a CDS encoding DUF4416 family protein yields the protein MGEIRTPAKVKIIVGILAKDAESVEAVRGVLKSRFGEEDLNLEPFPFTFTNYYKEEIGEAPVRAFFSYENLVDRETIVDIKLWTNDIELEIAKENGTPGLRPVNLDPGYMTLGQFFLATTKDQRQRVYMQRGIFVEPTLYFQDGHFHAFDWTYRDYQSENYIKYLEEVRKRLAYQMTTGKPYSQRNKK from the coding sequence ATGGGTGAAATAAGAACTCCTGCCAAAGTGAAAATCATCGTGGGCATTCTCGCGAAAGATGCCGAGTCCGTAGAAGCGGTCCGCGGAGTGCTCAAGTCGCGTTTCGGCGAAGAAGACCTGAACTTGGAACCGTTTCCGTTCACGTTCACTAACTACTACAAAGAAGAAATTGGCGAGGCGCCGGTACGCGCGTTTTTCAGCTACGAGAATCTCGTTGACCGCGAGACGATTGTGGACATCAAGCTTTGGACAAATGATATTGAACTCGAAATCGCCAAGGAAAACGGGACTCCGGGACTGCGCCCTGTGAATCTTGATCCGGGCTACATGACGCTTGGGCAGTTCTTTTTGGCAACGACCAAGGACCAGCGCCAGCGCGTTTACATGCAGCGCGGGATTTTCGTTGAGCCGACGTTATACTTCCAAGATGGGCATTTCCACGCTTTTGACTGGACGTATCGCGACTACCAAAGCGAAAATTACATCAAGTATCTCGAAGAAGTGCGCAAACGCTTAGCGTACCAAATGACAACAGGAAAACCGTATAGTCAAAGAAACAAGAAATAA
- a CDS encoding DMT family protein, giving the protein MKAGIFTILLLCCSNIFMTFAWYGNLKLKEMHISTDWPLILVILASWGIALLEYSFMIPANNIGSRINGGPFSLMQLKIIQEAISLTVFTTIAVTVFHTETLQWNHIVAFLFIIAAVFFAFLK; this is encoded by the coding sequence ATGAAAGCTGGTATTTTTACAATTCTTCTTCTCTGCTGTTCCAACATCTTTATGACGTTCGCTTGGTACGGCAACCTTAAACTCAAAGAAATGCACATCAGCACCGACTGGCCGCTGATTCTCGTGATTCTCGCTTCGTGGGGCATCGCGCTCCTGGAGTACAGTTTCATGATTCCCGCAAACAACATCGGGAGCCGTATCAACGGCGGGCCATTCAGCCTGATGCAGCTGAAAATCATCCAAGAAGCTATTTCTCTCACGGTGTTCACGACGATTGCCGTCACGGTGTTCCACACGGAAACGCTCCAGTGGAATCACATTGTCGCGTTCTTGTTCATTATCGCCGCTGTGTTCTTTGCATTTTTGAAATAA